From a region of the Salvelinus alpinus chromosome 2, SLU_Salpinus.1, whole genome shotgun sequence genome:
- the opn1sw2 gene encoding opsin-1, short-wave-sensitive 2 codes for MNTMRSNARPVELQEGFYIPIALDTNNITSLSPFLVPQDHLAGSAIFYGMSFFMFFLFVAGTAINVLTIVCTIQFKKLRSHLNYILVNLAIANLLVSMFGSSTASLSFGYRYFIMGSVACQIEGFTATLGGMVSLWSLSVVAFERWLVICKPVGNFQFKSTHAIIGCAITWVFGLAASLPPLFGWSRYIPEGLQCSCGPDWYTTNNKYNNESYVMFLFFFCFGVPFSVIVFCYAQLLFMMKAAAAAQADSASTQKAEKEVTKMVVVMVVGFLVCWMPYASFAVWVVQNRGAPFDLRLATIPSCFSKASTVYNPLIYVFMNKLFRSCMMNLLGLKSGDDEEASSTSSVTQVSSAG; via the exons ATGAACACAATGAGGTCGAATGCTCGCCCCGTGGAGCTCCAGGAGGGATTCTACATCCCTATCGCGCTGGATACCAACAACATCACTTCACTCAGCCCCTTCCTGGTTCCTCAGGACCACCTGGCGGGCAGTGCTATCTTCTATGGCATGTCATTTTTCATGTTCTTTCTATTTGTTGCCGGCACTGCTATCAACGTCCTTACCATCGTGTGTACTATCCAGTTCAAGAAGCTGCGATCCCATCTCAACTACATTCTGGTGAACTTGGCAATAGCTAACCTGCTGGTGTCCATGTTTGGATCCTCCACCGCCAGCTTGTCCTTTGGCTACAGATACTTTATCATGGGATCGGTTGCATGCCAGATTGAGGGATTTACAGCTACTCTTGGCG GTATGGTGAGCTTATGGTCTCTCTCAGTAGTGGCGTTTGAAAGATGGTTGGTTATTTGTAAGCCAGTCGGTAACTTTCAATTCAAGAGCACACATGCAATAATTGGCTGTGCAATCACTTGGGTGTTTGGGTTGGCTGCCAGTCTTCCCCCTCTGTTTGGCTGGAGTAG ATACATTCCAGAAGGTCTCCAGTGCTCCTGTGGACCAGACTGGTACACCACAAACAACAAATACAACAATGAGTCCTATGTCatgttcctcttcttcttctgcttcggAGTCCCATTCAGTGTCATTGTTTTCTGCTATGCCCAGCTGCTCTTCATGATGAAGGCG GCTGCCGCGGCACAGGCAGACTCTGCCTCCACCCAGAAGGCAGAGAAGGAGGTCACcaagatggtggtggtgatggtggtgggctTCCTAGTGTGCTGGATGCCCTACGCCTCCTTTGCTGTCTGGGTTGTACAAAACCGCGGTGCACCCTTTGATCTCAGATTGGCCACCATACCTTCCTGTTTCTCCAAGGCCTCCACAGTCTACAACCCTCTCATTTATGTCTTCATGAATAAGCTG TTCCGCTCATGCATGATGAATTTGCTGGGATTGAAGTCCGGGGATGATGAGGAAGCATCATCAACATCCTCAGTCACTCAAGTGTCTTCTGCTGGTTAA